GTTCCTCGACCAGCGCGCGGATCAGGATGCCGCCGATGCGCGGGGACTCGTAGTCGTCGTCGATGACGATGATCGGGTAATCCAGAGACTTGAAATACACAGCATTTCTCCTGGGGGAAGGTCACGGAATCTTCGTGCTGGCGGGGCTGTCCAGCGGCGGCAGCTGGCCGCGCTGGCGGCGGCGCTCCTCGCTGAAGAAGGGGTAGAACACCGTGATGAACAGCACGAACAGGAAGGCGTACTGCACGATGCTGCCGGAGGAGCCGAAGATCGCCCACAGGCAGTACACCACGGTGATGCTGGTCAGGAACCAGAACGCGCCGGTGTGTACCAGGGTGTGCGAGCGTTCGACCACGAAGTAGCAGGCCACGCAGGAATAGATGTAGGGCAGCAGGGTCAATACCACCGCCGCCGACGTAATCACGTCGAATTGCGCCGAGGCGGTTTCCGACGTGGACGTGAGCAGTACGGCCAGGGTCATCAGCACCGCCACGATCACTACGCCCTTGACCGGCACGTCATCCTTGTTGGTCTTGCTGAAGATGCTGGGGAACAGGCCGTCGTCCGAGGCCGCCTTGGCGCTCTGCGCGGTCAGCAGGATCCAGCCGCCGAGCGAGCCGGCGGCGCCGACAAAGGCGCACAGGCTCACCAGCGCGCCGCCCCAGCCGCCCACCGCATTGGCCGCCGCCAGCGCGAACGGTGCATCGGAGACCTGCAGCTCGCCATTGGGCACCATGCCCATGATCACCGACGAGCTGGCGATGTACGCCACCGCGGCCAGGAACACCCCGGCCAGGGTGGCCCGCGCCACGTTCTTCTCCGGGTTTTCGACCACGCCGGCGGTGACCGAGGCCGACTCGACCCCGATGAAGGCCCGCAGCGTCAGCGCCGCCGCGCTGGAGATCGCGCCGAAGTTGGATTCGCCCGAGACGTTGTAGGCGCCCTTGAAGATGGCCGGGTCGAAGAAGAACCAGCCGAAGATGGCAATGCCCAGGATCGGTACCAGCGCGAAGCTGGTGGTCACCGTCTGCAGGCGGCTGACGAAGGCCGGGCCGATCACATTGGCGAAACTCAGCGCCCACACCAGCGCGAGCACGGCGATGCAGCGCGGTATCGGCTGGGACAGGATCGGGAAGAAGTAGCTGAAGTAGCCCACTGCCGCGATCGGGATGGCGACGTTGCCGATCCAATTGGCGAACCAGTAGATGGTGTTGGTCTGGAACCCCATGTACGGCCCGAACCAGTCGCGTGCGTAGGCATACGGGCCGCCCGCCATGGGCGCCAGCTTGCCCAGTTTGGCGAACACGAAGGCCAGCAGCAGTGCGCCGGCGGTGGTGACCAGCCAGCCCCAGATCGAGGCGGTGCCGATCTTGGCCAGGCTGGACGGCAGCAGGAACACGCCGGAGCCCATCATGTTGCCGGCCACCAGGAAGGTGGCGCCGACAACTCCGATTTTCTTCGCTTGCGCCATGACGGTCTCTCCGCTACTTGATGAAGTTGTATTGCAGGCTGCCCTGCACCCGCACCGTGTCGGCGCGTTGTCCGTCCTGCTGTTCCAGTTGCCCGTACAGCACTTCCATGCCCATCGTCCACGACGGCGCCGGGCTCCAGATCAGGTTGAACACCCCGTACCGGCTCTGGCGGAACGCATCGGCCGCGAGCGCGGCGTTGCGCGCCATCGTGAGCTGGCCGTAGATCAGGTTCGAGCGCCACAGCGGCGACCAGTAGTGCGTGTAACCCACGAAGCCCCCCTGCAATGACAGCGCATGCAGGCGCCCGTCCTGGCCGATCACCGCATCCAGGTCCGAGCCGGTGAGGTCGGCGGTATAGCGGCTCAGGCCTTTGCCGCCGAGCGCGCCGAACAGCAGCAGGTCCTGTTCGCCGACCGACGCCGAACCGCTGAGCTGGACGCCGCCACCGAACCTTCGGTCGTCGCGCTGGTCGCCGTCGTAGCCCAGGCTGCGCGCCACGCCACCCAACTGCAGGTGGCCCCAGTCACGCTCCAGGCGCGCGGTAACGGTCACATCCGGCACCCGGTTGGCGGCTACCATTGCATCGGTGGTCCCCGCCAGCTGTGCATCGGGATCTTCGGCCGCCACCGTCAACGTGTTGCCCTTGCCCATCGCGAAGCTGTGGTGAATGCCGGCCACCAGCAGGTAGCCGGCGCCGCCGGGACCGGCGAAGTCCAGCGTGTCGGGCAGGCTGTCGGCATCCATGAAGGTGGCGTAGCCATAGCCGGCGTAGGTGTTGCCGAGCTGGCCGTAGGCATGCCGCAGCCGGAACTGGTAGCCGTCGCTGCTGCCGAAGAAGTCGTTCTCCAGGTAGAAGCGCAGGTTGCCGCGGCTGGTCGGGCGGCGTGCTTCGAAGCTGAAACGGGTCTGCTTGGCATGCAGGTTGAAGTTGGAGACATCGCGGTGCGCGCTGCCCACCGGAATGGTGGCGGTCACGAACTGATCCTCGTCCCCGGCCGCACGGGTATCCACGATCGCATCGAGCTTGGCATAGCCACCGATGCGGATCAGCGTGTCGGTATTGGGGATGGCCAGGAACCCTTTCAGTTCCGGATCGGTCGGCCCGGCCGCACTGTCCGGCCGCGAGGCGGCCGATGACGGATCGGCCACTGAATCACGCGGCGGCAGGATGGCCTGGCCGGTGCCGGGCACCTGGGTGGTGGCTGCATGGGGAAGCGTGGCGGACGGCGTGATCGCCGTGGGCGCAACCGCAGTCACCTCGGGACGCTGCGCAGGCGTGTGGCCTTCGGCGGTTTCCAGCGCATCGAGGCGCTTTTCCATCGCCTCCAGCCTTTGTCGCAGGGTGCGGATGTCCTGGCGCAGGGCGTCGGCGGAATCCTGCGCACGCACCGGCATCGCGGAAAGCGCCAAGGCAGAGAACAGCAGCACGGCAGCGCAACGCATCACGTCCTCCCTGAACTGCAGACGATACTGCCGGTGTCGGCTGCGCTCACGCGCACGGCCGACAACGGCAACCCGGTACTGCTCCGCAGGAGAACGACGACCGCAGTAATTCCGGCGACATGTTCCAATCGCCGTACTGCCATCGGCAGTGCACCCGCGTGGGATTCCCTCCTCATCCCGGGTGTCGCGCAGAAGCTGCGCACGCCAGCGCCCTGAGTAACAAGTCAGGAGTGAGTTTTTCGTGAAGTTTTACGTTGTCAAACGCCATGCGCGCAGTGTGGCTGCGCGCATGCGGGTCGACCTTGATTCAGATCAACGCGGGCCCATCACCTTTTCCATGTCCTCGCCCTGCGGCATGCCGGACACGCGTTGCACCATGCCCTGCGCATCACGGAACAGGATGCCGGGCGTGCCCTGGAAGCCCAGTTCCACCATCAGCACCTGGTTGGCGTCGAGCTTGTTGGCAAGCGCCGGCGTGATCGTCGCGGCCGGCTTGATGCCACCCTTGCTGAAGTCATGTTCGTTCTGCAGGAACACCGCGCTTGGATTGGGCGCGCCCAGGATCGCGGCCGCCTTTGCCGGGCTGTCCTCGCGGATCACGCCCACCATGACGTGGCGCAGCTGCACCTTGCCGCTGTCCACCCACGGCCGCGCTGCTTCCCAGAAGCGATGGCAGTAGGGGCAGTTGGCGTCGCTGAAGGTGTACACCACGCGCGGGGCATCGGCGCGCCCATCGCGCACCCACGCACTGCCATCCAGCCGCTTCCAGATCCGGTCCGACATCGGCTTGGCCACCAGCTTTTCCAGCGGCGCCGCGCCGACATCCTCACCCTTCTCATTGAAGAGCGTGCCGACCATCACATTCTTGCCGTCGGCCGTTACGTAAGCCGCAGCGGGCTGCTGTCCGCCGACCACGCCAGCGAAGCCCCGCAGGCCGCCGGGTGCGTCGAATTCACCGATGACCTCGAAGCCCTGCTTCTCGATGCCCTGCAGCACGGCCGGCCGGTTGGCGCTCTTCGCGGATGCCGCTTGGGCCGTCGCCTTCGCGGTGGCGGGGCTTTGCTGGGCCTGGCTGCAGCCGGCGACTGCCAGCAGCAATGCAGCGCTCAGCACGGAGCCCAGCACGGGCGAGGTCTTCAACAACATGGCAACTCCTGGAATGCACGCGAACGGCGAATGGCCCACAGGGTAGACGCATCTGCCTGACCCTGCAGCCACTGGCGCAGCGGCTCAGGCTGCCGGGCGCAACGGTTCGCCCTGCAGCTGCGCAAGCGGGCTGCGGGGACGCTCGCGCCGTTGCGCGAAAATCTGCCGCCGGTAACGCGCCGGGGTCACTCCGACGATGCGCAGGAACAGCCGGCGGAAGGCGCTCTGATCGGAGTACCCCACCGCCCACGACACCTCATCGACCGCACCACCGGCCTGCAGCAGCAGCTGCGCCTTGGCGATGCGCAGCCGCTGGCAGTAGGCAATCGGACGCAGACCGGTGGCCTTCAGGAAGCGCCGCTGCAGCGTGCGCGGCTCCAGCCCTGCCGCGTCGCAGATGTCCTGCAGGGTGACGCCACGCGCCGCGATGCCGTGCAGCCAGCGCTGCGCCTTCAGGATGCCGCGATCGCCATGGGCGAAGTTCGGACTGAAGCGCTCCAGGTCTTCCTGCACGCCCCGCGGAATGACCAGCTGCAGCTGCTGGATGGCCGCGCTCATGACGCTCTGCCCATAGATCCGGGCCAGCAGCCGCAGACTGAGATATTTCCATGCATCCGGGCCGGACGCAGTCAGCAGGTCGCCGTCGTCCACCAGCGCGCGCTCGCTCGGATGCCAGCCCGGCACCACCGCCGCCAGCGACGGGCAACGCGACAGGTCGGGGACGCTGACCGAGCGCCCGGTCATGACCCCGGCCGAGGCCAGCAGCAGCCCACCCTCTTCGCAGCCCGCCAGCAGGCTGCCCGCATCATGGCAGTCGCGCAGCCAGGTCAGCATGCGTTCGTCGGCCTGCATCAGCGGCCAGCTGGGCTCGTTGCCCGGCACCACGATCACGGCCGGCGGGGTATCGCCGAACAGTTCGGCGCCGGCCACCCGCTGCATGCCATGCCCACGCGTGGACAGCGTCCAGCGGGTCACCAGCATGCGCGCGCCCGTGCGTTTACCCGCCGCAGCGGTGCGGTTGCAGCGCTGGGCAAGTTCGGACAGCACCGGTGCGGCAGCACGCAGGCTGCCCGGGTACTCGAGCACCGCGACTTCCATCAGGGTCGGGGACGTGGGCTTGTGGGTGGGCGATGAAGAGGGGGGAAGTGCTTCCATGGCGGCGCTCCTGGAACGGCTGCTGAGACCGCCAAACCCTGCTGGATCAAGGCCTGACGGCGATTCCAATGGAGCGTACGGAGCGCCCCCCACGGCAGCTATGAAACTAGTTGTAAATCCGGACCGGTAACGACATTGGAGGCCGCCGCAGCAAACCCTTGACTCTTGACCAGACTCCAGGGTCCACACTGTGCGCCTGCTCCCCAGAGAGGTCGCCGTGAACATTGGACAACTCGCACGCCAGGCCGGCGTGCCCATCGATACCGTGCGCTATTACGAGCGCCAGCATCTGCTGCCCACGGCCCAGCGCAGTGCCGGTGGCTACCGGGTCTTCAACGACACCGACCTGACCCGCCTTCGCTTCATCCGTCGCGCCAAGGCACTGGGCTTTACCCTGGAGGAAATCGGCGAACTGCTCGCCCTGAGCGACCAGCGCGGCCAGGACATGGCCCAGGTGCGCGAGGCGGCAGTGCTGAAGCTGCAGGACATCGAACAGCGCGTTGCCGAACTGCAGCGCATGCATGCCGCGCTGAAGCAACTGGTCGATGCCTGCCCCGGCCATGGCGGCCTGGAACAGTGCCCGATCCTGGGTGCACTGACGGAGCCTCACCGATGACCGCGCCCAAAGGCAGCTGCTGCGCCGCGCACGGCGGTGGCGCCCCGGCAGGCAACACGGTCAAGGACCTGGTCTGCGGCATGGACGTGAACCCGGACACCACCGCGCACCACGCCCGGCATGCCGGCAGCGACTACCACTTCTGCAGCGATGGCTGCCGGCGCAAATTCATCGCCGCGCCGCAGCGCTATCTCGACCCTGCCTCGCACATCGCCGAACCGGTACCGGCCGGCACGCTCTACACGTGCCCGATGGATCCAGAGATCGTGC
This is a stretch of genomic DNA from Stenotrophomonas rhizophila. It encodes these proteins:
- the adiC gene encoding arginine/agmatine antiporter, translating into MAQAKKIGVVGATFLVAGNMMGSGVFLLPSSLAKIGTASIWGWLVTTAGALLLAFVFAKLGKLAPMAGGPYAYARDWFGPYMGFQTNTIYWFANWIGNVAIPIAAVGYFSYFFPILSQPIPRCIAVLALVWALSFANVIGPAFVSRLQTVTTSFALVPILGIAIFGWFFFDPAIFKGAYNVSGESNFGAISSAAALTLRAFIGVESASVTAGVVENPEKNVARATLAGVFLAAVAYIASSSVIMGMVPNGELQVSDAPFALAAANAVGGWGGALVSLCAFVGAAGSLGGWILLTAQSAKAASDDGLFPSIFSKTNKDDVPVKGVVIVAVLMTLAVLLTSTSETASAQFDVITSAAVVLTLLPYIYSCVACYFVVERSHTLVHTGAFWFLTSITVVYCLWAIFGSSGSIVQYAFLFVLFITVFYPFFSEERRRQRGQLPPLDSPASTKIP
- a CDS encoding DcaP family trimeric outer membrane transporter, with the translated sequence MRCAAVLLFSALALSAMPVRAQDSADALRQDIRTLRQRLEAMEKRLDALETAEGHTPAQRPEVTAVAPTAITPSATLPHAATTQVPGTGQAILPPRDSVADPSSAASRPDSAAGPTDPELKGFLAIPNTDTLIRIGGYAKLDAIVDTRAAGDEDQFVTATIPVGSAHRDVSNFNLHAKQTRFSFEARRPTSRGNLRFYLENDFFGSSDGYQFRLRHAYGQLGNTYAGYGYATFMDADSLPDTLDFAGPGGAGYLLVAGIHHSFAMGKGNTLTVAAEDPDAQLAGTTDAMVAANRVPDVTVTARLERDWGHLQLGGVARSLGYDGDQRDDRRFGGGVQLSGSASVGEQDLLLFGALGGKGLSRYTADLTGSDLDAVIGQDGRLHALSLQGGFVGYTHYWSPLWRSNLIYGQLTMARNAALAADAFRQSRYGVFNLIWSPAPSWTMGMEVLYGQLEQQDGQRADTVRVQGSLQYNFIK
- the dsbG gene encoding thiol:disulfide interchange protein DsbG, whose protein sequence is MLLKTSPVLGSVLSAALLLAVAGCSQAQQSPATAKATAQAASAKSANRPAVLQGIEKQGFEVIGEFDAPGGLRGFAGVVGGQQPAAAYVTADGKNVMVGTLFNEKGEDVGAAPLEKLVAKPMSDRIWKRLDGSAWVRDGRADAPRVVYTFSDANCPYCHRFWEAARPWVDSGKVQLRHVMVGVIREDSPAKAAAILGAPNPSAVFLQNEHDFSKGGIKPAATITPALANKLDANQVLMVELGFQGTPGILFRDAQGMVQRVSGMPQGEDMEKVMGPR
- a CDS encoding GlxA family transcriptional regulator; its protein translation is MEALPPSSSPTHKPTSPTLMEVAVLEYPGSLRAAAPVLSELAQRCNRTAAAGKRTGARMLVTRWTLSTRGHGMQRVAGAELFGDTPPAVIVVPGNEPSWPLMQADERMLTWLRDCHDAGSLLAGCEEGGLLLASAGVMTGRSVSVPDLSRCPSLAAVVPGWHPSERALVDDGDLLTASGPDAWKYLSLRLLARIYGQSVMSAAIQQLQLVIPRGVQEDLERFSPNFAHGDRGILKAQRWLHGIAARGVTLQDICDAAGLEPRTLQRRFLKATGLRPIAYCQRLRIAKAQLLLQAGGAVDEVSWAVGYSDQSAFRRLFLRIVGVTPARYRRQIFAQRRERPRSPLAQLQGEPLRPAA
- a CDS encoding heavy metal-responsive transcriptional regulator, producing MNIGQLARQAGVPIDTVRYYERQHLLPTAQRSAGGYRVFNDTDLTRLRFIRRAKALGFTLEEIGELLALSDQRGQDMAQVREAAVLKLQDIEQRVAELQRMHAALKQLVDACPGHGGLEQCPILGALTEPHR